The following are from one region of the Streptomyces changanensis genome:
- a CDS encoding O-antigen ligase family protein, whose protein sequence is MAASAGPATLAAPVSAEGGAVVGGAVVDGPGAGGSGAGAGVVCGGPADGSASDGAASEAYGPRTGPPEAPPRGARPRPPGARPAALDRLVRAARTAPRGGWAHLVPLLVVVTLLAAPTGADGSGPGGATPADAASGLLVVWCAVRLARARVRPLTRLAAAVLGLPVVGICAAAVASHDPVAGLPGVVRHLQVFVLVPAAVVLTLRDRRDLVTVARALVGLALVQGAIGVVQYATGTGASYMGEDVRAVGTFGASDVMGMATVVSYGIVAAVGLALGAPRGRSRAAALVCAALLVVPLVLSFSRGAWIATVLACGAQLALTGVRRVLAAALVAGALGVVLVGGLGVGSAMVQERVASITQVTAAPDRSVTDRYTLWAAAAGMWRERPLTGVGLKGFPHYRDGHASLALSSGSDTAGAGAGFRRQPLLSPHNMYLLILGEQGLLGLLTVAGGWLALLVCACRRLPAARRTGRHLDCALVATGLLGWQLVDFLYADIGGPSTVLTAVVLGVAAWWALAGPDAPRGDARA, encoded by the coding sequence ATGGCCGCGTCCGCCGGCCCCGCCACCCTCGCCGCGCCCGTGTCCGCCGAGGGCGGGGCCGTCGTGGGCGGAGCCGTCGTGGACGGGCCCGGCGCGGGTGGGTCCGGCGCCGGCGCCGGCGTCGTGTGCGGGGGCCCTGCGGACGGGTCCGCCTCGGACGGGGCCGCGTCCGAGGCGTACGGGCCCCGCACCGGGCCGCCGGAAGCACCGCCGCGGGGCGCCCGCCCCCGGCCACCGGGGGCCCGTCCCGCCGCCCTCGACCGGCTGGTGCGCGCCGCCCGTACGGCGCCGCGCGGCGGGTGGGCGCACCTGGTGCCGCTGCTGGTGGTCGTCACCCTGCTCGCCGCCCCGACCGGAGCCGACGGCTCCGGCCCGGGCGGTGCCACCCCCGCCGACGCGGCCTCCGGTCTCCTCGTCGTGTGGTGCGCGGTACGCCTGGCCCGCGCGCGCGTACGGCCCCTGACGCGGCTCGCCGCCGCCGTGCTCGGCCTGCCCGTCGTCGGGATCTGCGCCGCCGCCGTCGCCTCCCACGACCCGGTGGCCGGCCTGCCCGGAGTCGTCCGCCACCTCCAGGTCTTCGTCCTCGTCCCCGCCGCCGTGGTGCTGACCCTGCGCGACCGGCGCGACCTCGTCACCGTCGCCCGGGCCCTCGTCGGTCTCGCCCTCGTCCAGGGCGCCATCGGCGTCGTGCAGTACGCCACCGGGACGGGCGCCTCGTACATGGGCGAGGACGTGCGGGCCGTCGGGACCTTCGGCGCGAGCGACGTGATGGGCATGGCGACCGTCGTCTCGTACGGCATCGTCGCCGCCGTCGGCCTCGCGCTCGGCGCGCCGCGGGGCCGGTCCCGGGCCGCCGCCCTGGTCTGCGCCGCGCTGCTCGTCGTACCGCTGGTGCTGTCGTTCAGCCGGGGCGCGTGGATCGCGACCGTCCTCGCCTGCGGGGCGCAACTCGCCCTGACCGGGGTGCGGCGGGTGCTCGCGGCGGCCCTCGTGGCGGGGGCGCTCGGCGTGGTCCTCGTCGGCGGGCTCGGCGTCGGCTCCGCCATGGTCCAGGAACGCGTCGCGAGCATCACGCAGGTCACCGCCGCGCCCGACCGGTCGGTCACCGACCGGTACACCCTGTGGGCCGCGGCCGCCGGGATGTGGCGGGAACGGCCCCTCACCGGTGTCGGCCTCAAGGGCTTCCCGCACTACCGGGACGGCCACGCCTCCCTCGCCCTGTCGTCCGGCAGCGACACCGCCGGCGCCGGGGCCGGGTTCCGGCGGCAGCCGCTGCTCTCCCCACACAACATGTACCTGCTGATCCTCGGCGAGCAGGGCCTGCTGGGCCTCCTGACGGTCGCGGGCGGCTGGCTGGCCCTCCTCGTGTGCGCCTGCCGCCGCCTGCCCGCCGCCCGCCGTACGGGGCGCCACCTGGACTGCGCGCTCGTCGCCACGGGGCTCCTCGGATGGCAGCTCGTCGACTTCCTGTACGCCGACATCGGGGGCCCGTCGACCGTCCTGACCGCCGTCGTCCTGGGCGTGGCCGCCTGGTGGGCGCTGGCGGGGCCGGACGCGCCGCGGGGGGACGCCCGTGCCTAG
- a CDS encoding lipid II flippase MurJ has translation MAGVGGSGGRESGAGGAAWAPSGRFLARAALLTAGLTAAGALLGLVRDQLLAHAFGAGPDTDAFLIAWTVPEFAATLLIEDAMALLLVPAFSRALARRAAATGPDPVLGLVRATLPGTALAAAAGAALVAAAAPLLVPLLAPGLPEQRLAVDCTRLTATCVLSFALAGYVSAVLRAHGRFLAPAGIYVVHNAGIIAAVLLLGPALGVRAAALGVAAGGALMALVQAPALVRRLRAGRTDGPARPRTRSRTRAGGRARTGSRPRAGGSLRPVRAVARVRAAARSRGGGGAAAGVALALVLPVVVFAVSRQCQVLVERFLAAPLPAGAISHLNYAQKVAQLPMVLSLMLCTVSFPVVARALAAGDGDTARRRAERDLLGAGALVLAGAATVAAAAPQIVHLLFQRGAFDAADTAATAAVMRVYALGLLGHTLVGALVRCYFAASRPLWFPAGAMLLGIAANTALGALWADRWGAPGIALANAVGITLTAALLLAGASRRNVPLHAPGVAAGLARLTAAAAVAAVAARICASWPDAPLAGAALAAAAVLTVFPAAAHALRAPLVPALARAALRAPLRRGTAPRSPLPRRQHHVPSDPAPLDRDVPLGRRRPG, from the coding sequence GTGGCGGGAGTCGGTGGTTCCGGCGGGCGGGAGTCCGGGGCGGGCGGGGCGGCATGGGCGCCGTCCGGTCGGTTCCTCGCCCGAGCCGCCCTCCTCACCGCCGGGCTCACCGCGGCCGGGGCGCTGCTCGGCCTCGTACGCGACCAGTTGCTCGCCCACGCCTTCGGCGCGGGGCCGGACACCGACGCGTTCCTCATCGCGTGGACCGTGCCCGAGTTCGCCGCGACGCTCCTCATCGAGGACGCCATGGCGCTGCTCCTCGTCCCGGCGTTCAGCCGTGCCCTCGCCCGGCGGGCCGCCGCCACCGGCCCCGACCCGGTGCTGGGCCTGGTCCGCGCGACGCTCCCGGGGACGGCCCTGGCCGCCGCCGCGGGCGCCGCGCTGGTCGCCGCCGCGGCGCCCCTGCTCGTACCGCTGCTGGCTCCCGGCCTGCCGGAGCAGCGGCTCGCGGTCGACTGCACCCGGCTCACGGCCACCTGCGTCCTGTCGTTCGCGCTCGCCGGGTACGTCAGCGCCGTCCTGCGGGCGCACGGCAGGTTCCTCGCCCCCGCCGGGATCTACGTCGTCCACAACGCCGGCATCATCGCCGCGGTCCTGCTGCTGGGCCCGGCCCTCGGGGTCCGGGCGGCGGCCCTCGGGGTCGCGGCGGGCGGGGCGCTCATGGCGCTCGTCCAGGCGCCCGCGCTGGTACGGCGGCTGCGAGCCGGCCGTACCGACGGCCCGGCGCGCCCGCGCACCCGCAGCCGGACGCGTGCCGGTGGCCGGGCGCGCACCGGCAGCCGGCCGCGTGCCGGTGGTTCCCTGCGGCCGGTACGGGCGGTGGCACGGGTGCGGGCGGCCGCGCGGTCGCGGGGCGGGGGCGGGGCGGCCGCGGGCGTGGCCCTCGCGCTGGTCCTGCCGGTCGTCGTCTTCGCCGTCAGCCGCCAGTGCCAGGTCCTCGTCGAACGCTTCCTCGCCGCGCCGCTGCCCGCCGGGGCGATCTCGCACCTCAACTACGCCCAGAAGGTGGCCCAGCTGCCGATGGTGCTGTCGCTGATGCTGTGCACCGTCAGCTTCCCCGTCGTCGCCCGCGCCCTCGCCGCCGGGGACGGGGACACCGCCCGGCGCCGCGCCGAACGCGACCTGCTGGGGGCGGGCGCCCTCGTCCTGGCCGGCGCCGCGACCGTCGCCGCGGCCGCCCCGCAGATCGTGCACCTGCTGTTCCAGCGCGGCGCGTTCGACGCGGCCGACACCGCCGCCACCGCCGCCGTCATGCGCGTGTACGCCCTCGGCCTGCTCGGCCACACCCTCGTCGGCGCCCTCGTGCGCTGCTACTTCGCCGCGTCCCGGCCCCTGTGGTTCCCGGCCGGCGCCATGCTCCTCGGCATCGCGGCCAACACCGCCCTCGGCGCCCTGTGGGCCGACCGCTGGGGCGCCCCCGGCATCGCCCTGGCCAACGCCGTGGGCATCACCCTCACCGCCGCCCTCCTCCTCGCCGGGGCGAGCCGCCGGAACGTACCGCTCCACGCCCCCGGGGTCGCCGCCGGCCTCGCCCGGCTCACGGCCGCGGCCGCCGTCGCCGCCGTCGCCGCCCGGATCTGCGCCTCCTGGCCCGACGCCCCCCTCGCCGGCGCCGCCCTGGCGGCCGCCGCCGTCCTCACCGTCTTCCCCGCCGCCGCCCACGCGCTGCGCGCGCCGCTCGTGCCCGCACTGGCGCGCGCCGCGCTGCGCGCCCCCCTCCGGCGCGGCACCGCACCGCGCAGCCCCCTCCCGCGAAGGCAGCACCATGTTCCGTCGGACCCCGCCCCCCTGGATCGCGATGTACCACTCGGTCGACGACGACCGGGATGA
- a CDS encoding glycosyltransferase, with product MRVLHVITGLGIGGAEQQLRLLLRHLPVHSGVVTLTDPGPVAAALRADGVPVVHLGMRGNRDLSALPRLVRLIRRGRYDVVHTHLYRACVYGRIAARLAGVRHVVATEHSLGTAQIEGRPLSAGARALYLATERLGSATVAVSDTVARRLADWGVRPHRIHVVPNGVDAAALAHDERARATARRRLGIPPDAYVVGGVGRLVPGKRFDVLVRALAELPPDVRLLLVGDGGQRTRLERLAGASGIDDRVVWAGAVTRDLPALLSAMDVFVSPSADEAFGLAVVEALAAGLPVRYVACPALDDLPPEEAPTALRIGGTVADVAAAVRATRAAHGAGAARGPVPPAAYRYDIARTARQLMALYRETSDR from the coding sequence ATGAGGGTCCTGCACGTCATCACCGGCCTCGGCATCGGCGGCGCCGAACAACAACTACGGCTCCTCCTGCGCCACCTCCCCGTCCACAGCGGCGTCGTCACCCTCACCGACCCCGGCCCCGTCGCCGCCGCCCTGCGCGCCGACGGCGTCCCCGTCGTCCACCTCGGCATGCGCGGCAACCGCGACCTGTCCGCGCTGCCCCGGCTCGTCCGGCTCATCCGCCGCGGCCGCTACGACGTCGTCCACACCCACCTCTACCGGGCGTGCGTGTACGGGCGGATCGCCGCGCGCCTCGCCGGGGTGCGGCACGTCGTCGCGACCGAGCACTCGCTGGGCACCGCGCAGATCGAGGGGCGTCCCCTCAGCGCCGGCGCCCGCGCCCTGTACCTGGCGACCGAGCGGCTCGGCTCCGCCACCGTCGCCGTCTCCGACACCGTGGCCCGGCGGCTCGCGGACTGGGGCGTCCGGCCGCACCGCATCCACGTCGTCCCCAACGGCGTCGACGCCGCCGCCCTCGCCCACGACGAGCGGGCCCGCGCCACCGCCAGGCGGCGGCTCGGCATCCCGCCGGACGCGTACGTCGTCGGCGGGGTGGGGCGGCTCGTCCCGGGCAAGCGGTTCGACGTCCTGGTCCGCGCCCTGGCCGAACTGCCGCCGGACGTACGGCTCCTCCTCGTCGGTGACGGAGGCCAGCGGACCCGGCTGGAGCGGCTGGCAGGCGCGTCCGGGATCGACGACCGGGTGGTGTGGGCGGGCGCCGTCACCCGCGACCTGCCGGCCCTGCTCTCCGCGATGGACGTCTTCGTGTCCCCGTCCGCCGACGAGGCGTTCGGGCTCGCGGTCGTCGAGGCGCTGGCCGCCGGGCTGCCCGTCCGCTACGTGGCCTGCCCCGCCCTCGACGACCTGCCGCCCGAGGAGGCGCCCACGGCCCTCCGCATCGGCGGCACCGTCGCCGACGTGGCCGCCGCCGTGCGCGCGACCCGCGCCGCCCACGGGGCGGGCGCCGCGCGCGGCCCGGTGCCCCCGGCGGCGTACCGGTACGACATCGCCCGTACCGCCCGGCAGTTGATGGCCCTCTACCGAGAAACGAGTGACCGATGA
- a CDS encoding YveK family protein — protein MTPRTIPGVRRLVRLARRASARAPRPGRVWTVPAAVLAGAAAGGAYGLLATPEYAATSYVVVVPEERSDPAGAMGLAQAYGRVATDVAVAGDAAVWARVTPGELRANVTAATSPDAPMISVTARSERAGTAAAMADGVARALVQKGAHARAGTHVNVVQFARATKPTAPVSPSAPLAVLVGGSAGGLLGGLALLVRPRRTAAGRPPAEAAAAPAPGATPATGTTQATDTGQATGAAQATGTAPATGTAPATAAVPGPGPGPRSGTAAAPAPQPEAV, from the coding sequence ATGACCCCGCGAACCATCCCCGGAGTGCGCCGGCTCGTCCGGCTCGCCCGCCGGGCCTCCGCCCGCGCGCCGCGCCCCGGCCGCGTCTGGACCGTGCCGGCGGCGGTGCTGGCCGGCGCCGCGGCCGGCGGCGCATATGGGCTGCTCGCCACGCCCGAGTACGCGGCCACCAGCTACGTCGTGGTCGTCCCCGAGGAGCGGTCCGACCCCGCCGGGGCGATGGGCCTGGCGCAGGCATACGGGCGGGTCGCCACGGACGTCGCCGTCGCCGGCGACGCCGCCGTGTGGGCCCGCGTGACACCGGGGGAGCTGCGCGCGAACGTCACCGCGGCCACCTCGCCCGACGCGCCAATGATCTCCGTCACCGCCCGGTCGGAGCGGGCCGGGACGGCCGCCGCCATGGCGGACGGCGTGGCCAGGGCCCTGGTGCAGAAGGGCGCGCACGCCCGCGCCGGTACGCACGTGAACGTCGTCCAGTTCGCCCGCGCGACCAAGCCGACCGCGCCCGTCTCGCCGTCGGCGCCGCTCGCCGTCCTCGTCGGCGGCAGCGCGGGCGGGCTGCTGGGCGGGCTGGCGCTGCTGGTCCGCCCCCGCCGCACGGCCGCCGGCCGACCGCCGGCCGAGGCCGCCGCGGCCCCGGCCCCCGGCGCCACCCCGGCCACCGGTACGACCCAGGCGACAGACACGGGCCAGGCGACGGGCGCGGCCCAGGCCACCGGTACGGCTCCGGCCACCGGTACGGCCCCGGCCACCGCCGCCGTGCCCGGCCCCGGCCCCGGCCCGCGCTCCGGCACCGCCGCAGCCCCCGCACCGCAGCCGGAGGCCGTGTGA
- a CDS encoding GNAT family N-acetyltransferase has protein sequence MSTTRTTAPTPTRTAGTSGTSAAAASSGPVAVASTVCREDEHFGALATDWADLYDRCATVTPFQTHAWLHSWWLSYGVPGRLRVVLVRRVTDGRLVAAAPLWLTPGRAPTVAFLGGDLTDYGDVLVDEGCPGALPALAAALADLPELTRGAVVDLREVRPGAAAERLLARWPGPRRRYPDSTCLELPCLPVDDLVRRLPSPRAQRARAKLRKIDREGITARHVPADEVSGALDHLLDLHRRQWVGRGVTAEHLTSRFAEHLGRAVRGMAASGHACVTEFLLGDEVVAVDLTLLSPRLSGGYLYGADSMLRSLKVDLATLLLRNSARLGDGTGRTTLSLLRGDEPYKHHWRPDAVRNGRLLLARRRAAPLLWLRAAYVGGRGRAADRLRDHAWARALRHRLTGGPAAAPTGRTGRGRTTS, from the coding sequence GTGAGCACGACGCGCACCACCGCGCCCACCCCCACCAGGACGGCCGGGACCTCCGGGACGTCTGCGGCGGCGGCGTCCTCCGGCCCGGTCGCTGTCGCGTCCACCGTCTGCCGGGAGGACGAGCACTTCGGCGCCCTCGCCACCGACTGGGCGGACCTGTACGACCGCTGTGCCACCGTCACCCCGTTCCAGACGCACGCCTGGCTCCACTCCTGGTGGCTGTCCTACGGCGTGCCGGGGCGGCTGCGGGTCGTCCTCGTGCGCCGCGTCACCGACGGGCGGCTCGTCGCGGCCGCGCCCCTGTGGCTCACGCCAGGCCGCGCGCCGACCGTGGCATTCCTGGGCGGCGACCTCACCGACTACGGCGACGTCCTCGTGGACGAGGGCTGTCCCGGCGCGCTGCCGGCGCTGGCCGCCGCGCTGGCCGACCTCCCCGAGCTGACCCGGGGCGCCGTCGTGGACCTGCGGGAGGTGCGTCCCGGGGCCGCCGCGGAGCGGCTCCTGGCCCGCTGGCCCGGGCCCCGCAGGCGGTACCCGGACTCCACGTGCCTGGAGCTGCCGTGCCTACCCGTCGACGACCTGGTGCGCCGGCTGCCGTCCCCCCGGGCGCAGCGGGCCCGGGCGAAGCTCCGCAAGATCGACCGGGAGGGCATCACGGCCCGGCACGTCCCCGCGGACGAGGTCTCGGGAGCCCTGGACCACCTGCTGGACCTGCACCGCCGCCAGTGGGTCGGCCGCGGTGTGACGGCCGAACACCTGACGTCCCGCTTCGCGGAGCACCTGGGCCGGGCGGTACGGGGCATGGCGGCGTCGGGGCACGCGTGCGTGACGGAGTTCCTGCTCGGCGACGAGGTGGTCGCCGTGGACCTCACGCTGCTGTCGCCGCGGCTCTCCGGGGGCTACCTGTACGGCGCCGACTCGATGCTGCGCTCCCTCAAGGTGGACCTCGCGACGCTGCTGCTGCGCAACAGCGCCCGGCTCGGTGACGGCACCGGCCGCACGACGCTGAGCCTGCTGCGCGGTGACGAGCCGTACAAGCACCACTGGCGTCCCGACGCCGTGCGCAACGGGCGACTGCTGCTGGCCCGCCGCAGGGCGGCCCCGCTGCTGTGGCTGCGGGCGGCGTACGTCGGCGGCCGCGGCCGGGCGGCGGACCGCCTGCGCGACCACGCTTGGGCGCGCGCCCTGCGGCACCGCCTCACCGGCGGGCCCGCGGCGGCCCCTACGGGGCGCACGGGTCGGGGTCGAACCACTTCCTGA
- a CDS encoding glycoside hydrolase family 26 protein — translation MTVRNGKTTSAWVGACAAALLLPAAVLPAPARAAEEPPGPDPVTTGETALGAYLHYGTAGVSRMTELQQWLGGTELRAGHTYLPGDRWSNIAGRPGFLDAWAEWRRAREDRLFVLNVPMLERNESRLPDAVVARLLRHGAEGWFDHHFRALAERLVGLGVPDTVIVLGWEMNGSTYSHRCGPDPDAWKRYWKRIVTAMREVPGQEFRFDFAPNRGRDAIPWTACYPGDDVVDIVGMDSYDQPPGRTFDEQANEPYGLRDHVEFAAARGKPISYPEWGLFRNGDNPDYMRRMLAWMREHKPLYHSISDYCPHGVWQCAGNPESSAVFRSALFGLEPVPARPPEPGEPEPGGPGGADGPGGADGPEEVGGPGEVGGGPPVGPGRPDEPVGPVESVESVGPVGPADPVEPGGPAEPVESDEPGGSGGSGGAGAAGRIEVPGEPGRAGEARCPAGGLPRWIRKWFDPDPCAP, via the coding sequence ATGACCGTCCGGAACGGAAAGACGACGAGCGCCTGGGTGGGCGCGTGCGCCGCCGCGCTGCTGCTCCCCGCGGCGGTGCTGCCCGCGCCGGCCCGCGCGGCGGAGGAACCCCCCGGGCCCGACCCGGTGACGACCGGGGAGACGGCGCTCGGCGCGTACCTCCACTACGGGACCGCGGGCGTGAGCCGCATGACGGAGTTGCAGCAGTGGCTGGGCGGTACCGAGCTGCGCGCCGGCCACACCTACCTGCCGGGCGACAGATGGTCCAACATCGCCGGCCGGCCGGGGTTCCTCGACGCCTGGGCCGAGTGGCGGCGGGCCCGGGAGGACCGGCTGTTCGTGCTCAACGTGCCGATGCTGGAGCGCAACGAGAGCCGGCTGCCGGACGCGGTCGTCGCGCGGCTGCTGCGGCACGGCGCGGAGGGCTGGTTCGACCACCACTTCCGGGCGCTCGCCGAGCGGCTCGTGGGGCTCGGCGTGCCGGACACCGTCATCGTCCTCGGCTGGGAGATGAACGGCTCCACGTACAGCCACCGGTGCGGGCCGGACCCGGACGCGTGGAAGAGGTACTGGAAACGCATCGTCACCGCCATGCGTGAGGTTCCCGGTCAGGAATTCCGATTCGACTTCGCGCCCAATCGGGGACGGGACGCCATTCCCTGGACCGCGTGTTATCCGGGCGACGACGTCGTGGACATCGTGGGAATGGACTCCTACGACCAGCCGCCGGGCCGGACCTTCGACGAGCAGGCGAACGAACCGTACGGGCTGCGGGACCACGTGGAATTCGCCGCGGCCCGCGGGAAGCCTATCTCCTATCCCGAGTGGGGGCTGTTCAGAAACGGCGACAATCCCGATTACATGCGGCGGATGCTCGCATGGATGCGGGAGCACAAACCGCTGTACCACTCCATCAGCGACTACTGCCCGCACGGCGTGTGGCAGTGCGCGGGGAACCCCGAGTCCTCGGCGGTGTTCCGCTCGGCGCTCTTCGGGCTGGAGCCGGTGCCGGCACGGCCGCCGGAGCCCGGGGAGCCGGAGCCTGGCGGACCGGGCGGGGCCGATGGGCCGGGCGGGGCCGATGGGCCGGAGGAGGTCGGCGGGCCCGGGGAGGTCGGCGGGGGGCCGCCGGTCGGGCCCGGGCGACCCGACGAGCCGGTCGGGCCGGTTGAGTCGGTGGAGTCGGTGGGGCCGGTCGGGCCTGCGGATCCCGTGGAGCCCGGTGGGCCGGCGGAGCCTGTCGAGTCCGATGAGCCCGGCGGGTCGGGCGGGTCAGGTGGGGCGGGCGCGGCGGGCCGGATCGAGGTGCCGGGGGAGCCGGGCCGAGCGGGCGAGGCGCGGTGCCCGGCGGGCGGGCTCCCCCGGTGGATCAGGAAGTGGTTCGACCCCGACCCGTGCGCCCCGTAG
- a CDS encoding carboxylate--amine ligase, with protein MPLFDTSVAAVLLRFDRNPFHHGTLGAARSLGRVGVPVHVVAGGPAGPVARSRHVRRCHPGPPDGDGSAGGAGGTAEVRAALVRVADALAGAPAVLLALDELTAVALDELRREPGGPGGPAGRFLLPAQPPGTPALVADKALLAATCLRLGVPHPRTLAPADADEAVAMAAALGSPVVAKWSRPWLLPAGRGLRSTVLARTPGRVRELYARAAEAGSPLLLQRYLPPSRDGDWFFHAYRDGAGSCVVAATGRKVRSWPDGTGLTAVGEWAPNPAVERLARDLLAALGYRGIADLDFRRDPATGRYHLLDFNPRPGAQFRLFTDAWGTDVVRALHLDLTGRPVPALGRAHGRRYVVENHAVLSVLASPRRRPRAYGPSGGVETAWYAADDPAPAVAMARCWTAHLARRAVSAPRRAWRAGAARHPADPAPRPTPATAPSPTPHGAAPGPPTPPRPLSPSPSSPR; from the coding sequence GTGCCGCTCTTCGACACCAGCGTCGCCGCCGTGCTGCTGCGGTTCGACCGGAACCCCTTCCACCACGGCACGCTCGGCGCCGCCCGCTCCCTCGGCCGGGTCGGCGTCCCGGTCCACGTGGTCGCCGGCGGCCCGGCCGGCCCGGTCGCCCGGTCGCGCCACGTACGGCGCTGCCACCCCGGCCCGCCGGACGGCGACGGGAGCGCGGGCGGAGCCGGGGGCACGGCGGAGGTGCGCGCTGCCCTGGTGCGCGTCGCGGACGCGCTCGCCGGGGCCCCCGCCGTCCTCCTCGCCCTCGACGAGCTGACCGCCGTCGCGCTGGACGAGCTGCGGCGCGAACCGGGCGGCCCGGGCGGCCCCGCCGGGCGGTTCCTCCTCCCCGCCCAGCCGCCGGGCACGCCCGCCCTCGTCGCCGACAAGGCCTTGCTGGCGGCCACCTGTCTGCGTCTCGGCGTCCCCCACCCGCGCACCCTCGCCCCCGCCGACGCCGACGAGGCGGTCGCCATGGCCGCCGCTCTGGGGAGCCCGGTCGTCGCCAAGTGGAGCCGCCCCTGGCTGCTGCCCGCAGGGCGCGGGCTGCGCAGCACCGTCCTGGCCCGCACCCCGGGCCGGGTGCGTGAGCTGTACGCCCGCGCCGCGGAGGCCGGCAGCCCGCTGCTGCTCCAGCGGTACCTGCCGCCGAGCCGGGACGGCGACTGGTTCTTCCACGCCTACCGTGACGGCGCCGGGTCCTGTGTCGTCGCGGCGACCGGCCGGAAGGTCCGTTCCTGGCCCGACGGCACCGGCCTGACGGCCGTGGGGGAGTGGGCGCCGAACCCGGCCGTCGAACGCCTGGCCCGCGACCTGCTGGCCGCCCTGGGCTACCGGGGGATCGCGGACCTCGACTTCCGTCGCGACCCGGCGACGGGCCGGTACCACCTGCTGGACTTCAACCCGCGCCCCGGAGCGCAGTTCCGGCTCTTCACCGACGCGTGGGGCACGGACGTCGTCCGCGCCCTCCACCTCGACCTGACGGGGCGTCCGGTCCCCGCCCTGGGCCGCGCCCACGGCCGCAGGTACGTCGTGGAGAACCACGCGGTCCTCTCCGTCCTCGCCTCGCCGCGGCGCCGCCCGCGCGCGTACGGCCCGTCAGGCGGCGTGGAGACGGCCTGGTACGCGGCGGACGACCCGGCACCGGCCGTCGCCATGGCCCGGTGCTGGACGGCCCACCTGGCCCGCCGCGCCGTGTCCGCCCCGCGCCGCGCCTGGCGCGCCGGGGCCGCCCGCCACCCCGCGGACCCGGCGCCCCGCCCCACGCCCGCGACAGCCCCCTCCCCGACCCCTCACGGGGCGGCCCCGGGGCCCCCGACCCCTCCCCGGCCCCTGTCGCCCTCCCCCTCCTCCCCCCGATGA
- a CDS encoding FAD-dependent oxidoreductase, which produces MHDDDLVIVGAGPYGLSVAAHAAARGLDVRVFGRVMRSWHTMPPGMLLKSEPWASDLSDPAGAHGLAAYAATRRVRVEHGVPLPVGFFAAYGEWFARRAVPDVDPRTVVAVRPRPHGGFTVTTEDGQETGTHTVALALGGTPFLDVPAALRPFVPHHVTHSSDLPDPARFAGRDVTVVGAGQAALETAVLLTEAGAHARVVARSPRLVWNSVPPSLRRGAWEAARAPHTGLGCGWRNLLYARTPGAFRRLPGPTRERLFATALGPAGAWWLRHRFEAVPDVRLGRSVVAARPAGDGRLLLTLAGAGPGAPVTEVETDHVVAATGFAPRLDRLDPLCPQVREELRTVGPGGAPEVSGRFEASYPGLFLAGLVTAPAYGPAMRFVYGAGYTAERLVRGVERRLRSPRPTAVPAARPGPAGASRDAGGTVATPG; this is translated from the coding sequence ATGCACGACGACGACCTGGTGATCGTGGGCGCCGGCCCTTACGGCCTCTCGGTGGCCGCCCATGCGGCGGCCCGTGGCCTGGACGTGCGCGTCTTCGGCCGGGTGATGCGCTCCTGGCACACCATGCCGCCCGGCATGCTGCTGAAGTCGGAGCCGTGGGCGTCCGACCTCTCGGACCCGGCCGGCGCCCACGGCCTCGCCGCCTACGCCGCGACCCGCCGGGTCCGGGTCGAGCACGGCGTGCCCCTGCCGGTCGGGTTCTTCGCCGCGTACGGCGAGTGGTTCGCCCGACGGGCCGTGCCGGACGTGGACCCGCGCACCGTGGTGGCGGTCCGGCCGCGCCCGCACGGCGGCTTCACCGTCACGACCGAGGACGGGCAGGAGACCGGCACCCACACGGTGGCGCTCGCGCTGGGCGGCACGCCGTTCCTCGACGTGCCCGCCGCGCTCCGCCCGTTCGTCCCGCACCACGTGACACACAGCAGCGACCTCCCCGACCCCGCCCGGTTCGCCGGCCGTGACGTGACCGTCGTGGGCGCCGGCCAGGCCGCCCTGGAGACCGCCGTGCTGCTCACCGAGGCGGGCGCCCACGCGCGCGTGGTGGCCCGTTCCCCGCGGCTCGTCTGGAACAGCGTGCCGCCGTCGCTGCGCCGCGGCGCCTGGGAGGCCGCCCGGGCGCCCCACACCGGCCTCGGCTGCGGCTGGCGCAACCTCCTGTACGCGCGTACCCCCGGCGCCTTCCGCCGGCTGCCCGGCCCGACCCGCGAGCGGCTCTTCGCCACCGCGCTCGGCCCGGCGGGCGCCTGGTGGCTGCGGCACCGCTTCGAGGCGGTGCCCGACGTACGGCTCGGCAGGTCCGTGGTGGCCGCACGCCCGGCCGGCGACGGTCGCCTGCTGCTCACCCTCGCCGGCGCCGGGCCGGGCGCGCCCGTGACGGAGGTGGAGACCGACCACGTCGTCGCCGCGACCGGCTTCGCGCCCCGGCTGGACCGGCTCGATCCGTTGTGCCCACAGGTGCGGGAGGAGCTGCGGACCGTCGGCCCCGGCGGGGCCCCCGAGGTGAGCGGCCGCTTCGAGGCGTCGTACCCGGGCCTGTTCCTGGCGGGACTCGTCACCGCCCCCGCGTACGGCCCGGCGATGCGCTTCGTCTACGGCGCCGGGTACACGGCGGAGCGGCTCGTGCGCGGCGTCGAGCGGCGGCTGCGGAGCCCGCGGCCGACGGCGGTGCCCGCCGCCCGCCCAGGCCCGGCGGGCGCGTCCCGTGACGCGGGCGGCACCGTCGCGACCCCGGGCTGA